From the Psilocybe cubensis strain MGC-MH-2018 chromosome 9, whole genome shotgun sequence genome, one window contains:
- a CDS encoding Derlin-2 codes for MDQIIAEIKKIPPVTRFICGSSLVVTLSLILNTVSFYSVAFRWNFIYPKFQLWRLWSSFFVGGGGLMYIFELMMLYRTSNDIETKAYFLRSADYAYQLIWACVAIIFTTWPFSPSIFTRPFLLCLVYVYAALAPPSTMTSIMGLVTVPVIYYPYILIAFDLLSGGPQVAALSVAGAVVGHLWWWTVWGGEMASRGVLSNRARAPRWLCNLMGQTNQAGPPPAAGGTAQSLARGGIYVTAPRQAAEAGNPSGHTWGSGRRLGS; via the exons ATGGACCAAATCATTGCCGAGATCAAGAAAATTCCCCCAGTGACTAGATTCATTTGTGGATCTTCACTGGTGGTGACTCTCTCTTTGATTTTAAACACTGTTTCGTTCTACTCAGTAGCCTTCCGATGGAATTTTATATACCCGAAATTTCAG CTTTGGCGTCTATGGTCGTCTTTCTTTGTAGGAG GTGGAGGGCTGATGTACATATTTGAGCTTATGATGCTATA TCGCACTTCGAACGACATTGAAACCAAGGCGTATTTCTTGCGATCCGCTGACTATGCCTACCAACTCATCTGGGCGTGTGTTGCTATCATC TTCACGACGTGGCCGTTCTCGCCTTCTATTTTCACCCGACCCTTCCTATTATGCCTCGTTTACGTATACGCCGCCCTCGCCCCTCCATCGACCATGACATCCATCATGGGTCTTGTCACCGTTCCAGTGATATACTACCCATACATCCTTATTGCATTTGACCTCCTTTCAGGCGGTCCTCAGGTGGCAGCGTTGTCCGTGGCCGGCGCTGTTGTTGGCCATCTTTGGTGGTGGACTGTTTGGGGCGGAGAAATGGCCTCTCGCGGAGTGTTGAGCAACAGAGCAAGGGCGCCACGCTGGTTGTGCAATTTGATGGGACAGACGAACCAAGCAGGGCCGCCCCCAGCGGCTGGAGGTACTGCGCAGAGTCTGGCCCGCGGTGGAATTTACGTTACAGCACCACGACAAGCTGCAGAGGCGGGGAATCCTTCAGGACACACTTGGGGAAGTGGAAGGCGGCTGGGTAGCTGA
- a CDS encoding Outward-rectifier potassium channel TOK1, with translation MLVLSSVIHNILSAEKPSVDDVEKNEEEVSRTEDPSTPLQSKPTSIPLSGESVFLDDSKLPDTHTYRLLPIFSGIMIPFSIMLSIPSLTGHWYIRTGDDSVLLETRPNPPLLDAAMGLSMGCGVLASACLVVRFAERHIRLMTFLCIVFLTLHDLINIPAVTIFGVEHRFDDGFTYGQSFWFTVCSTIASTATNITLITDYYQTKDFIHSGSGLTHKQRSLVIIVIVLLCYVSIGSLILAIMLNITFIDALYFSVVSIETVGFGDLHPLTTGTRIFTCFYIAGGILNLALAVALSREALLESAAVGFRTRLRAAETRQRERHIRSRWRAAVRWRLRAQGQPMWINDRDEERRLRVGEKLHHHWYSAVCHMWRKIWDEVWREWEDPAWKYVYGPGHRRLNLEVLTEAQLETAALEAGAPLSELVPKGLKLRDGSQSDGGHGPTFPRFDSTVSGTGIPPSLTHVRIGGMVSLLGKFAVAMAGGFEYTLEPQTAATFVDQDGEADLGAVDKDGDPTPTGLGVPFSRTMTMTTFIEDETTLAESLEIERRNAFRARLTVALTLFMLFWMAGSAIFMHTEGWAFGSAVYFCFISFTTVGYGDLAPKTPAGRSIFVVWALLGVGTMTILISILAEAYSNQYKSMIKSEVIQESTIIKIPDDYSVAPRRPSAISFGNGLNTFPACANTPRIGRSRGPSVAASTGLQIGSTAVASMLQQRQAKGEMDILPQQVLKHAESIRTLLARLTSDKNAVPPPEAANDISGVPFSSPINLDQLLSEVEKSLHDITSSAKRAMDTP, from the exons ATGCTGGTCCTTTCAAGTGTCATACACAATATTCTTTCGGCGGAAAAGCCTTCTGTAGATGATGTGGAGAAGAACGAAGAGGAGGTTTCTCGTACAGAAGACCCCAGCACTCCTCTCCAGAGTAAACCAACCAGCATTCCACTCTCTGGAGAATCTGTCTTTCTGGACGACTCGAAACTTCCTGACACCCACACTTATCGTTTGCTTCCCATATTTTCTGGAATCATGATACCCTTCTCCATCATGCTTTCTATTCCTAGTCTGACCGGGCACTGGTATATTCGTACGGGCGACGACAGCGTCCTTCTGGAAACTCGACCAAATCCCCCTCTTCTCGATGCCGCCATGGGGTTGAGCATGGGATGTGGCGTTCTTGCCAGTGCATGCCTCGTGGTTCGATTTGCTGAGAGGCACATACGCTTAATGACATTCTTGTGCATCGTGTTCTTGACGCTTCACG ATCTTATAAACATACCTGCCGTTACAATATTCGGTGTTGAGCACCGATTTGACGACGGATTTACTTATGGGCAGTCATTTTGGTTCACTGTCTGCTCCACAATTGCCTCTACGGCTACAAATATTACCCTCATTACCGACTATTATCAAACAAAGGATTTTATACATTCTG GAAGCGGACTAACACATAAGCAACGCTCTCTGGTCATTATTGTTATTGTATTGCTTTGCTACGTATCCATCGGGTCCCTTATACTGGCTATCATGCTAAATATAACATTTATCGACGCCCTATACTTCTCTGTTGTTTCAATCGAAACCGTCG GATTCGGTGACCTCCATCCATTAACTACAGGCACACGCATCTTTACGTGCTTCTACATCGCCGGAGGAATTCTTAACCTTGCTCTAGCGGTTGCCCTCTCACGTGAAGCCTTGCTCGAATCCGCCGCGGTCGGGTTCCGTACTCGTCTGAGAGCAGCAGAAACGCGTCAGCGCGAGCGACATATCCGGAGCCGGTGGCGCGCTGCCGTGCGCTGGCGGCTCCGCGCCCAAGGTCAGCCAATGTGGATCAACGATCGCGATGAAGAGCGACGACTACGCGTCGGGGAAAAACTGCACCATCACTGGTACTCCGCCGTCTGCCATATGTGGCGGAAGATCTGGGACGAGGTGTGGAGGGAATGGGAAGACCCTGCGTGGAAGTATGTCTATGGCCCAGGTCACAGGAGGTTGAATTTGGAAGTGTTGACGGAAGCGCAGCTAGAAACTGCAGCTCTGGAGGCGGGAGCACCACTCTCTGAGTTAGTACCAAAGGGACTGAAGCTCAGAGATGGATCTCAGTCTGATGGGGGTCACGGTCCTACTTTTCCTCGCTTTGATTCAACCGTAAGTGGAACGGGTATCCCTCCCTCACTTACCCATGTTCGTATTGGAGGAATGGTTTCATTACTAGGAAAATTTGCTGTCGCCATGGCTGGGGGATTTGAATATACTCTGGAACCACAAACCGCAGCAACCTTTGTGGATCAAGACGGTGAAGCTGATCTTGGCGCAGTGGATAAAGATGGCGACCCGACGCCGACTGGCCTGGGTGTACCATTTTCACGGACAATGACTATGACGACCTTTATAGAGGACGAAACAACACTGGCAGAATCACTGGAGATTGAACGACGGAATGCATTTCGTGCCAGGCTCACGGTCGCATTGACGCTATTTATGCTTTTCTGGATG GCTGGATCGGCTATTTTTATGCATACAGAGGGATGGGCATTCGGATCCGCTGTATATTTCT gctttatttctttcacTACCGTTGGATATG GGGACCTTGCACCTAAAACTCCAGCAGGTCGATCGATATTTGTAGTTTGGGCTCTTCTTGGTGTTGGAACAATGACGATCCTGATATCTA TTCTCGCTGAAGCATACTCAAATCAATATAAAAGTATGATCAAGTCTGAAGTTATACAGGAATCGACGATAATTA AAATACCAGACGATTATTCTGTTGCACCTCGCAGACCATCTGCTATCTCTTTCGGGAACGGTTTGAACACGTTTCCAGCATGTGCAAACACGCCACGGATCGGAAGAAGTCGAGGACCTAGCGTGGCTGCTTCTACAGGGCTTCAGATTGGATCGACGGCTGTTGCGAGCATGTTGCAGCAGCGACAGGCGAAGGGTGAAATGGACATTCTGCCACAACAAGTCTTGAAGCATGCTGAAAGCATACGCACTCTCCTTGCGAGACTCACTTCCGATAAAAATGCCGTACCTCCGCCTGAAGCAGCCAATGATATTTCAGGtgttcctttctcttctcctaTCAATTTG GACCAGTTGCTTTCTGAAGTTGAAA AATCATTGCATGACATAACCAGTTCTGCTAAAAGAGCGATGGACACACCCTAA
- a CDS encoding Orotate phosphoribosyltransferase: MADSTQASYKADLIQHAMEVDALKYGSFTLKSGRISPYFFNAGLLSTGPILATLATAYSSTIAQALKDGSFPEFDVLFGPAYKGIPFASGAAMALYTQHGISVGFAYDRKEEKDHGEGGKMVGVPVKGKRVVILDDVMTSGKAVRGAIETVRQNGGEVVGVVQALDRQEVGQDGVSSTVKEIEGLIGEGRVFSILTMKDLMTWLESKGRVKEFESLQAYWEQYGLK, encoded by the exons ATGGCAGATTCTACACAGGCTTCGTACAAAGCAGACTTAATCCAACATGCCATGGAGGTCGATGCCCTGAAATACGGGTCATTCACCTTGAAGTCCGGGCG AATCTCCCCATATTTTTTTAACGCTGGGCTCCTGTCTACCGGACCTATCCTTGCTACGCTCGCGACAGCATACTCCTCTACCATTGCGCAAGCACTAAAAGATGGGTCATTCCCGGAATTCGACGTCCTGTTTGGCCCCGCGTATAAAGGCATCCCATTCGCGTCGGGTGCTGCTATGGCCCTATACACACAACATGGAATTTCAGTTGGCTTTGCATACGAtcgaaaagaagaaaaagatcaTGGAGAGGGCGGTAAAATGGTGGGAGTGCCCGTCAAAGGAAAGCGTGTGGTGATCCTCGACGACGTAATGACCTCGGGAAAGGCCGTACGTGGCGCCATCGAAACAGTTCGCCAAAATGGTGGCGAAGTGGTTGGTGTCGTTCAAGCCCTCGATCGACAAGAAGTTGGGCAGGATGGTGTCAGTAGCACCGTGAAGGAGATAGAGGGTTTAATTGGCGAAGGCAGGGTCTTTTCTATCTTGACGATGAAGGATCTTATGACTTGGCTGGAAAGCAAGGGGCGAGTGAAGGAATTCGAGAGCTTACAGGCATACTGGGAGCAGTATGGTTTGAAGTGA